In one Camelus ferus isolate YT-003-E chromosome 14, BCGSAC_Cfer_1.0, whole genome shotgun sequence genomic region, the following are encoded:
- the METTL21C gene encoding protein-lysine methyltransferase METTL21C isoform X2 encodes MMSLTCGPQAAPVMDVCLPSEQQPAHLQEGPSPPDSQIEVDEEALHTDGSSGPPGDSNKIEPSLQSLLKFVPANYASYTQEYYLFAGKKIVIQESIESYGAVVWPGATALCQYLEEHTEELNLQDAKILEIGAGPGLVSIVASILGAQVTATDMPDVLGNLQYNLLKNTLGRTAHLPEVKELVWGESLEQNFPKSTFYYDYVLASDVVYHHYFLDKLLATMVYLCQPGTVLLWANKFRFSTDYEFLDKFKQVFDTTLLAEFPESSIKLFKGMLKWD; translated from the exons ATGATGTCATTAACCTGCGGTCCGCAAG cgGCTCCCGTCATGGACGTGTGTCTGCCCTCCGAGCAGCAGCCCGCGCACCTGCAGGAGGGACCAAGCCCCCCAGACAGCCAGATAGAGGTGGACGAGGAGGCTCTGCACACAGATGGCAGCAGCGGACCCCCCGGAG ATTCTAACAAGATAGAACCATCACTTCAAAGCCTCCTGAAATTTGTTCCTGCAAATTACGCCAGCTACACTCAGGAGTACTACCTGTTTGCTGGCAAGAAGATCGTCATTCAGGAGTCGATAGAGAGTTACGGAGCAGTGGTGTGGCCAGGG GCCACGGCTTTGTGCCAGTATTTGGAGGAACATACAGAGGAACTGAATCTCCAAGATGCTAAAATACTTGAAATTGGTGCTGGGCCAGGCCTTGTCTCCATCGTGGCCAGTATTCTAG GAGCTCAAGTCACAGCAACAGATATGCCTGACGTGCTCGGGAACCTGCAATACAACCTTTTAAAGAACACGCTGGGACGAACAGCACACCTGCCTGAAGTGAAGGAGCTGGTCTGGGGAGAGAGCCTGGAACAAAACTTCCCCAAGTCGACTTTCTATTACGACTACGTGCTGGCCTCCGACGTGGTCTACCACCACTACTTCCTGGACAAGCTGCTGGCCACCATGGTGTACCTCTGCCAGCCGGGGACCGTGCTGCTCTGGGCAAACAAGTTCAGGTTCAGCACCGACTATGAGTTTTTAGATAAATTCAAGCAAGTTTTTGATACAACACTCTTGGCTGAATTTCCAGAGTCATCCATCAAACTTTTTAAAGGAATGCTAAAATGGGACTAA
- the METTL21C gene encoding protein-lysine methyltransferase METTL21C isoform X1, which translates to MQTAWLSARSWPLLSSPAAPVMDVCLPSEQQPAHLQEGPSPPDSQIEVDEEALHTDGSSGPPGDSNKIEPSLQSLLKFVPANYASYTQEYYLFAGKKIVIQESIESYGAVVWPGATALCQYLEEHTEELNLQDAKILEIGAGPGLVSIVASILGAQVTATDMPDVLGNLQYNLLKNTLGRTAHLPEVKELVWGESLEQNFPKSTFYYDYVLASDVVYHHYFLDKLLATMVYLCQPGTVLLWANKFRFSTDYEFLDKFKQVFDTTLLAEFPESSIKLFKGMLKWD; encoded by the exons ATGCAGACAGCCTGGCTGAGTGCTCGCTCCTGGCcgcttctctcctctccagcgGCTCCCGTCATGGACGTGTGTCTGCCCTCCGAGCAGCAGCCCGCGCACCTGCAGGAGGGACCAAGCCCCCCAGACAGCCAGATAGAGGTGGACGAGGAGGCTCTGCACACAGATGGCAGCAGCGGACCCCCCGGAG ATTCTAACAAGATAGAACCATCACTTCAAAGCCTCCTGAAATTTGTTCCTGCAAATTACGCCAGCTACACTCAGGAGTACTACCTGTTTGCTGGCAAGAAGATCGTCATTCAGGAGTCGATAGAGAGTTACGGAGCAGTGGTGTGGCCAGGG GCCACGGCTTTGTGCCAGTATTTGGAGGAACATACAGAGGAACTGAATCTCCAAGATGCTAAAATACTTGAAATTGGTGCTGGGCCAGGCCTTGTCTCCATCGTGGCCAGTATTCTAG GAGCTCAAGTCACAGCAACAGATATGCCTGACGTGCTCGGGAACCTGCAATACAACCTTTTAAAGAACACGCTGGGACGAACAGCACACCTGCCTGAAGTGAAGGAGCTGGTCTGGGGAGAGAGCCTGGAACAAAACTTCCCCAAGTCGACTTTCTATTACGACTACGTGCTGGCCTCCGACGTGGTCTACCACCACTACTTCCTGGACAAGCTGCTGGCCACCATGGTGTACCTCTGCCAGCCGGGGACCGTGCTGCTCTGGGCAAACAAGTTCAGGTTCAGCACCGACTATGAGTTTTTAGATAAATTCAAGCAAGTTTTTGATACAACACTCTTGGCTGAATTTCCAGAGTCATCCATCAAACTTTTTAAAGGAATGCTAAAATGGGACTAA
- the METTL21C gene encoding protein-lysine methyltransferase METTL21C isoform X3, whose protein sequence is MDVCLPSEQQPAHLQEGPSPPDSQIEVDEEALHTDGSSGPPGDSNKIEPSLQSLLKFVPANYASYTQEYYLFAGKKIVIQESIESYGAVVWPGATALCQYLEEHTEELNLQDAKILEIGAGPGLVSIVASILGAQVTATDMPDVLGNLQYNLLKNTLGRTAHLPEVKELVWGESLEQNFPKSTFYYDYVLASDVVYHHYFLDKLLATMVYLCQPGTVLLWANKFRFSTDYEFLDKFKQVFDTTLLAEFPESSIKLFKGMLKWD, encoded by the exons ATGGACGTGTGTCTGCCCTCCGAGCAGCAGCCCGCGCACCTGCAGGAGGGACCAAGCCCCCCAGACAGCCAGATAGAGGTGGACGAGGAGGCTCTGCACACAGATGGCAGCAGCGGACCCCCCGGAG ATTCTAACAAGATAGAACCATCACTTCAAAGCCTCCTGAAATTTGTTCCTGCAAATTACGCCAGCTACACTCAGGAGTACTACCTGTTTGCTGGCAAGAAGATCGTCATTCAGGAGTCGATAGAGAGTTACGGAGCAGTGGTGTGGCCAGGG GCCACGGCTTTGTGCCAGTATTTGGAGGAACATACAGAGGAACTGAATCTCCAAGATGCTAAAATACTTGAAATTGGTGCTGGGCCAGGCCTTGTCTCCATCGTGGCCAGTATTCTAG GAGCTCAAGTCACAGCAACAGATATGCCTGACGTGCTCGGGAACCTGCAATACAACCTTTTAAAGAACACGCTGGGACGAACAGCACACCTGCCTGAAGTGAAGGAGCTGGTCTGGGGAGAGAGCCTGGAACAAAACTTCCCCAAGTCGACTTTCTATTACGACTACGTGCTGGCCTCCGACGTGGTCTACCACCACTACTTCCTGGACAAGCTGCTGGCCACCATGGTGTACCTCTGCCAGCCGGGGACCGTGCTGCTCTGGGCAAACAAGTTCAGGTTCAGCACCGACTATGAGTTTTTAGATAAATTCAAGCAAGTTTTTGATACAACACTCTTGGCTGAATTTCCAGAGTCATCCATCAAACTTTTTAAAGGAATGCTAAAATGGGACTAA